AGACGGCGGCGCAGGCGATGGCCGCGACGCTCCGTGGTGACCTCGACCCGACGGTGGTCGTCGAGCGCGCGCCCCTTCTCCCGCCGCTTCCCGAGCTTCGGACGGAACTCGACCCGATGCGCTCGCTACTCGCGGCGGCCGCCGAAGCGGAAGGCGACCAGCTGCCCGACGTGTCGGTGTTCGGTGGCTTCGCACAGGCCGACGTGGCTCACGCCGGCTTCTCGGTCGTCGGCGTCGCCGACCAGTCAGTCGCCGACGACGCCCGTGAGACGTGTCGGGGCCTCGCGGACGAGGCCTACGACCGGCGCCACGAGTTCGACCGCGAGTACACGAGCGTCGCCGACGCGGCGTCGCGAGCGGCGTCGTGGGACGGCGACGACCCCATTCTCCTCGCGGACATCTCCGACAATCCCGGCGGCGGGAGCGCACAGGACGGCACGGCGTTGCTCGCGGCCCTCCTTGACGCTGGCGTCGAGGACGCGGCGCTGGCGACGATTTACGACCCTGCGACGGTCGACGCGGCAGTCGAGGCGGGTGTCGGTGAGACGGTATCCGTGTCGCTCGGCGGGACGAGCGGCGAGACTGGCGAGCCGCTGGACGTGACGGGGCGGGTGCGTCTCCTCTCGGACGGGGCCTATCGCAACTACGGCCCAATGTCGACCGGACTTCGGGTCTCCTTCGGGCGGACGGCCTGCCTCGAAATCGACGGAATCGACGTGCTCGTCGGCTCGCACCGCCAACAGCCGTACGACCCCGAGGCCTTCCGGAGCCAGGGACTCACGCCCGAGCGTGCGAATGTCCTCGTCCTCAAGAGCACGGTCCACTATCGGGCGGCGTTCGAGCCACTCGTCGACGAGGTGTGTGAGGTGGCGACCCCCGGTCTCTGTAGCCCCGACCTCTCGGCCTTCGCGTACGAGAACGTCCCGCGACCCATCTACCCGCTCGACGAGGACGCGTAGTCGCGCGCGCGACTTAACGGCCCGTCGATATGTGACACAACCGCCTTGCGCCGAAGCGGGAACGTATACCACACGCGGCGGTCACGCCATCTCGCGCACGCGCCGCACGCAAGACCGTGGCTCTCCCACGGCGACAGGACTTCACGCATTATGACAGCGACTCACCAGATGTGGAACGTACCGAATCGAATGCTCTTCGGCTGGGGTGCGGTGGCCGAAATCGGCGACTATCTCGACGAATTCGACGCCGAGCACCCACTCGTCGTCACCGACGAGGGCGTTCGGGCGGCGGGCGTCCTCGACCCCCTCCTCGACGCTATCGAGGAATCGGGGCGGACCTACACCGTCTACGATGGCGTCCAGCCAGACCCGACGGACGTAATCGTTCACGACGCCGCGGCGGCCTACGACGAGGCGGGCGCCGACCTCGTGTTGGGTGTCGGCGGCGGGTCCTCCATCGACACGGCGAAAGCTGCGAGCATCCTCGCGACCAACGACGGCCACATCCTCGATTTCGAGGGGAGTGGCAACGTCCCCAACGACCCGCCACCGAGCGTGTTCGTCCCGACGACGGCGGGCACGGGGAGCGAAGTCGGCCACTGGACCATCGTCAAGGACTCCGAGACATCCATCAAGGAGGAAATCGGTGACGTGAGCCTGCTGGCAGACCTCGCGCTTGTCGACCCGCAGTTGACGGCGAGCGCGCCCGCCCCCGTCAAGGCCGCGACGGGGATGGACGTGCTGACCCACGCCGTCGAAGCCTCCGTCTCCATCAAGGCCCAGAGCCAGACCTCGGCGCTCGCAATCGACTCCATCGAGAAGGTCGGCACCTACCTGCCGCGAGCGGTCGAGTATCGCGGCGGCGACCGCGAGGCGCTGTCGAAGATGGCGCG
This DNA window, taken from Haloplanus vescus, encodes the following:
- a CDS encoding M81 family metallopeptidase, with the protein product MSETVLVGQIEHETNTFSSFETGLAEFADASLHYGDDVIADLGGTNTAVGGFLRVADREDWDVVPTVAADATPGAPVTAEARETLLDEVLAGIERTDPDGVLLALHGAMVSDGVSDGDGYILDQVRRAVGPDVPVMASLDLHANVSDRMARHADGLFGYDTYPHVDIGDTGETAAQAMAATLRGDLDPTVVVERAPLLPPLPELRTELDPMRSLLAAAAEAEGDQLPDVSVFGGFAQADVAHAGFSVVGVADQSVADDARETCRGLADEAYDRRHEFDREYTSVADAASRAASWDGDDPILLADISDNPGGGSAQDGTALLAALLDAGVEDAALATIYDPATVDAAVEAGVGETVSVSLGGTSGETGEPLDVTGRVRLLSDGAYRNYGPMSTGLRVSFGRTACLEIDGIDVLVGSHRQQPYDPEAFRSQGLTPERANVLVLKSTVHYRAAFEPLVDEVCEVATPGLCSPDLSAFAYENVPRPIYPLDEDA
- a CDS encoding iron-containing alcohol dehydrogenase family protein encodes the protein MTATHQMWNVPNRMLFGWGAVAEIGDYLDEFDAEHPLVVTDEGVRAAGVLDPLLDAIEESGRTYTVYDGVQPDPTDVIVHDAAAAYDEAGADLVLGVGGGSSIDTAKAASILATNDGHILDFEGSGNVPNDPPPSVFVPTTAGTGSEVGHWTIVKDSETSIKEEIGDVSLLADLALVDPQLTASAPAPVKAATGMDVLTHAVEASVSIKAQSQTSALAIDSIEKVGTYLPRAVEYRGGDREALSKMARASSQAGMAFNGAGLGAVHALSHQVGGTFGVPHGLANAILLPYVMEYNLPQVPEEMVAIASALGEDIDPAKPARAEATKAVDAVRRLADDVRIPETLAETAAEREAVPRLAEQAMDDGSLTGNPRATDADDLAAILERAFDGQFETIQR